GCCTTTTAGCTTACAAGTGTTCCGCTTTTTATATTCTACATTAAGCCACAGCAAACAATAAGAGCTTTTGCTCTATTTTTGAGCTAAAGGTCACGTTCAGACTAAAATTAGACCACTTTTTAAGCGACTGTAATACCATTTTTCCACAGTTGGCGCTTACCCCAGGTTAAGGTTGCAATACCAATAACCACCAGCGGCGCATCAACAAGTAACCACATCATCATACTGTCGCCATTTTTGAGAGCTGCAAAGCTCAGTGATACCAAAATAGAATGTACAAATACAATCAGCATGGCAGCGGTCGCTTGATGACTATTACGACTGGCAGAGCCAGCTCCCAGCATAATGGCACATCCCCAAAAAGTACTTAACCCTAAATGAAACACAAATAGCAGTGTCAATTGCGGATCAATAGCCAAACTAACCAATCCAATGACACTGACCATTATCACTAACACGGCAATAAAGCGATATTGACTGCGATAAAAAGCCACTTTCATGCCTGTTAAGCCACTATAACAAGGCAATAAGAACAGGGTTTCAGTCGCGCGCCAACGCTGAATACGGCTCCAATGAACAATGGCACAAGTGATTACCGAAAATTGCGCGAGTAAAAATAATGTTGGTAAATTTAACTCAAAAAACCACGACAACAGCATTAGTCCGAGGGTTATAATAGGCAAGCACAACACCATCAACACCAGCATAGGACCAATGAAAAAGTTCATTGGATGAAAAAAACGCTCAACACGAGTTACCCAAGTAAACCCCTTTATACTGGGTAACCACATCCAGCCCATTTGTACCGCATTGAGATAGACCACACGCGCTTCATTGTTCCAGCGTAACTGCCGACATAAACCGATAACACGATAAGACAGTACCACGGCAATAATCAGCATGACCCAAGGCGGCATAGTGGGCGCTAATTTATCTAAAAATGGCACCGTGATGAATAACACAAATGATAAGTGAAAACTGTTACTGCGCCATAAACAGGCCCATATAAACAGTAAACTCACCACAATAGCGATCAGTAACCTGGGAATAACCTCGACAGCGAAAAATCCAATGCAGGCCAGTATAAGTAGGAGTAAAACCCCCACAGCAATGGTCGCAGCTTGTTGTAGTACGTGGGCCTGGTAACTAGGAACTAGACCGGTCGACTCTGTGGCGGCTAAGCGGTTTAGCTGCCACGCAATCGCGGCAGCTGTAGACACTATGGTCATAGAGAACAGTATACGAGCCCCCTCTATGTCGCCACTGATTAAACAGAGCAAGCCAACCACTAAACCTAATGCACCGGTACCAAGAAAACTAACGCTACCCAAGTCAAATAGCCATATCCGTAACATGCCACGGTAGGGGTTACGCCATGAGCTACTGCCGCCATTAGGCTGCAGCGAACTCATCGATGTAGCTCCATAAATAACTGCTCTAAATTAAGTGATTTTTCACTTTGAACTCCCGCAATAATGTCTGGATAACCTTGGGTATCCACCAGCACATTTTGTCCTGTTTGATTTAGTAATCTATAGCTAGAGGGCAATTGTGTATCGTCGCTTATAGTGAGTAATTTAACCTCTTCACGCAGGGCATCAATTTCTTTAAATAATACCAATTGGCCTTTTTTTATTAAGGCAACATGACTGGCAACGCGTTCCAAATCTGAGGTGATATGCGATGAAAATAACACTGCAGAACCTGAATCGAGCGCGAGATCGAACAAATCGCTCATAAACTGACGCCTGGCGATAGGATCTAGACTGGCAACGGGTTCGTCGAGTAATAATAAAGTTGGCCGATACGCCATAGCCATGATCAATGCTAATGATTGACGCTGACCCACTGATAATTTTTGCACCGCTTGAGAAGCATCTAAATCAAAACGTTTAAGCCAATCTTGCTCTAGTGTCATATCCCAGTTTGGATAGAAGCTACGGTGTAACTCTAATGCTTTATCAATGGTAAAGCCTTCATAACCAAAAGGCTGTTGGGGTACGTAACCAATACGTTCTTTTGCTTGAATAGATAAAGCGGTAGGCGGTTCGCCAAGGGTTGAAATGTCGCCTTGTTCGATGCCCACAATGCCTAATGCACAACGCATTAACGTCGATTTACCCGCACCATTTTGGCCTAATAACCCGACCACCATACCTGGATAGAGCGTTATCGATAAGTCGACCAACACCGCATGACCTGCTGCAGATTTGTGTTTAGCTGCAAAGGTTTTGCTCACATGATTAAAACGTAAAACGGGCTGTTGTTCGGCTTCCATTATCGACTTCCTAGATGATGTCCTTAAAAATTAGCTCAACTGTGGCTATTCTTTATTCCAAAATTGTTCCAACAATACTTGTAACTGGTCATAATCGACCCCTAGCTGCCGTGCCTGCTCAACTAATGCAGTTAATTGTGGTGCCAACAAACTGCTGCCAGAATCATTATTGGCCGCGGTTCTGGCGGCCACGCGTGACGGCTGGCCACGACGGCGCTCAACCCAACCTTGGTCGACAAGTTGCTGCATAGCACGTGATACCGTCATCGGGTTTACCGCTAAATGCTCGGCAAGTTGGCGTACCGAAGGCAAAACATCTTCGGGGTGCAATTGCCCGCCGACAATTAAGCGCACGATTTGATCGTGCAACTGTCGATAGATGGGTTCACCACTGCTGGGGTTGACATTTATTAATTCTAACATTAGCCTTTAACAACTGTATTAATACATTGATACACTCATACACTAAGTGCTAAGGTATCATAATCGTCATGAAATGCAAAAAGGAAA
This region of Shewanella livingstonensis genomic DNA includes:
- a CDS encoding ABC transporter permease, with product MSSLQPNGGSSSWRNPYRGMLRIWLFDLGSVSFLGTGALGLVVGLLCLISGDIEGARILFSMTIVSTAAAIAWQLNRLAATESTGLVPSYQAHVLQQAATIAVGVLLLLILACIGFFAVEVIPRLLIAIVVSLLFIWACLWRSNSFHLSFVLFITVPFLDKLAPTMPPWVMLIIAVVLSYRVIGLCRQLRWNNEARVVYLNAVQMGWMWLPSIKGFTWVTRVERFFHPMNFFIGPMLVLMVLCLPIITLGLMLLSWFFELNLPTLFLLAQFSVITCAIVHWSRIQRWRATETLFLLPCYSGLTGMKVAFYRSQYRFIAVLVIMVSVIGLVSLAIDPQLTLLFVFHLGLSTFWGCAIMLGAGSASRNSHQATAAMLIVFVHSILVSLSFAALKNGDSMMMWLLVDAPLVVIGIATLTWGKRQLWKNGITVA
- a CDS encoding ABC transporter ATP-binding protein → MEAEQQPVLRFNHVSKTFAAKHKSAAGHAVLVDLSITLYPGMVVGLLGQNGAGKSTLMRCALGIVGIEQGDISTLGEPPTALSIQAKERIGYVPQQPFGYEGFTIDKALELHRSFYPNWDMTLEQDWLKRFDLDASQAVQKLSVGQRQSLALIMAMAYRPTLLLLDEPVASLDPIARRQFMSDLFDLALDSGSAVLFSSHITSDLERVASHVALIKKGQLVLFKEIDALREEVKLLTISDDTQLPSSYRLLNQTGQNVLVDTQGYPDIIAGVQSEKSLNLEQLFMELHR
- a CDS encoding GntR family transcriptional regulator, which translates into the protein MLELINVNPSSGEPIYRQLHDQIVRLIVGGQLHPEDVLPSVRQLAEHLAVNPMTVSRAMQQLVDQGWVERRRGQPSRVAARTAANNDSGSSLLAPQLTALVEQARQLGVDYDQLQVLLEQFWNKE